One genomic window of Halorubrum hochsteinianum includes the following:
- a CDS encoding DUF4129 domain-containing protein produces MKRDALAAVVVALLAVVALGVAAATLDSAVDTGSGGFGGGGGESPSVGETDGDPGVLTSPGESGGLSTSGVCLPSLREPPALAALLLGMALLAALTYRDTASPFASLAVSGVIGAPIGVLLWVLSACGAAGQRVSVSLGLGGNETGLFPEGAPGGGGFGGGEGAASTPEALFALVVVAAIVASVAVLLLAGGDDETGGERADPEQPDEEPPDLGAVGRAAGEAADRIESSDADNEVYRAWRDMTDALDVDRPASSTPAEFATAAVDAGVDEEPVTALTEVFERVRYGGEDPTDDRERRAVEALRRIEERHGGDS; encoded by the coding sequence GTGAAGCGGGACGCCCTCGCCGCGGTCGTCGTCGCCCTCCTCGCGGTCGTCGCGCTCGGCGTCGCGGCCGCGACGCTGGACTCCGCGGTCGACACCGGCAGCGGCGGGTTCGGCGGCGGCGGCGGGGAGTCCCCGAGCGTCGGTGAGACCGACGGGGACCCGGGCGTGCTCACCTCGCCCGGGGAGTCGGGCGGGCTGTCGACCTCCGGCGTCTGCCTCCCGTCGCTCAGGGAACCCCCGGCCCTCGCCGCGCTGCTCCTCGGGATGGCGCTGCTCGCCGCCCTGACCTATCGGGACACCGCGTCGCCGTTCGCGAGCCTCGCCGTCTCCGGCGTGATCGGTGCCCCGATCGGAGTCCTCTTGTGGGTGCTGTCGGCGTGCGGGGCGGCCGGACAGCGCGTCTCGGTGTCGCTCGGCCTCGGCGGCAACGAGACGGGGCTGTTCCCCGAGGGCGCTCCGGGAGGCGGCGGGTTCGGCGGCGGCGAGGGCGCGGCGTCGACGCCGGAGGCCCTGTTCGCGTTGGTGGTCGTGGCCGCGATCGTCGCGAGCGTCGCCGTCCTCCTCCTCGCCGGGGGCGACGACGAGACCGGCGGGGAGCGCGCGGATCCCGAACAGCCGGACGAGGAGCCGCCGGACCTCGGCGCGGTCGGGCGGGCGGCCGGCGAGGCCGCGGACCGGATCGAGTCGTCGGACGCGGACAACGAGGTGTACCGCGCGTGGCGGGACATGACCGACGCGCTCGACGTCGACCGCCCCGCCTCCTCGACCCCGGCCGAGTTCGCGACCGCCGCGGTCGACGCCGGCGTCGACGAGGAGCCGGTGACCGCGCTCACGGAGGTGTTCGAGCGCGTGCGGTACGGCGGCGAGGACCCGACGGACGACCGCGAGCGCCGCGCCGTCGAGGCGCTGCGCCGGATCGAGGAGCGACACGGGGGCGACTCGTAG
- a CDS encoding DUF7269 family protein: MRFLVVAGVAAVAVGLLAALDRGVAAAISPTATVVTLIGVLGVVQGIRYANARRDRRRLSTEPGEPERRAPAAVPGADLDERIARVASPAPGGYRDRRDLRDRIRGVAVEAVARDRDCSREAAEAAVDGGTWTDDPVAAAFLDARSRYPLRVRLSATVRGRSRYWYGLRAAIDEIERTESGGAA; encoded by the coding sequence GTGCGCTTCCTCGTCGTCGCTGGCGTGGCCGCCGTCGCCGTCGGCCTCCTCGCGGCGCTCGACCGCGGCGTGGCGGCGGCCATCTCCCCAACCGCGACCGTCGTCACGCTGATCGGCGTCCTCGGCGTGGTCCAGGGGATCCGATACGCGAACGCGCGCCGGGACCGACGACGGCTGTCGACGGAGCCGGGGGAACCGGAGCGCCGCGCGCCGGCCGCGGTCCCCGGCGCGGACCTCGACGAGCGGATCGCCCGGGTCGCCAGCCCGGCACCGGGCGGGTACCGGGACCGCCGCGACCTCCGCGACCGGATCCGAGGGGTGGCGGTCGAGGCCGTCGCCCGCGACCGCGACTGCTCCCGCGAGGCGGCCGAGGCGGCCGTCGACGGCGGCACGTGGACGGACGACCCCGTCGCCGCCGCGTTCCTCGACGCGCGGAGCCGGTACCCGCTCCGCGTCCGCCTCTCGGCCACGGTCCGGGGACGCTCGCGCTACTGGTACGGGCTGCGGGCGGCGATCGACGAGATCGAGCGGACCGAGTCCGGGGGTGCGGCGTGA
- a CDS encoding DUF58 domain-containing protein produces the protein MSDSRAAAASGSAESAESSDPSDSTGPSDDGVDAAAIDGEDDAAATDEGERSDATSIDPEHRRAVETDRWLGVAGASLALVGLGVLVRQSSLVLAGAVGVGYAVYARAGDAPTPALAVTRSVSDESPAPGDEVRVTVRAENVGDAALTDLRLVDGVPPGLAVVDGPARVATALRPGTAVAFEYTVRAARGDHEWEPLTAITRDAAGARERTTALDAPTTVACTPGLSAGGDLPLRGLTTVHHGRVPTDVGGSGVEFHATREYRRGDPLKRVDWNRRARTGELSTVELREERSATVVLLVDAREPAYVAPDPDAETAVEASVAAAGQAFSALLDGGDRVGIAALSPLDCWLPPGSGTVHAARGRETLATDPALAPTPSGERFYRSLWLRRFRRRLPADAQVLFFTPLADDTAASLARRIDAHGHLVTVLSPDPTATGTAGERLTAFERRQRLRTLRSAGIRVLEWRDDAFPVAVAAATRRWSR, from the coding sequence GTGAGCGACTCGCGGGCGGCGGCCGCGTCCGGATCGGCCGAGTCGGCCGAGTCGAGTGATCCGAGTGACTCGACCGGGCCGAGCGACGACGGGGTCGATGCGGCAGCGATCGACGGGGAAGACGACGCGGCCGCGACGGACGAGGGAGAGCGCTCGGACGCGACCTCGATCGACCCGGAACACCGACGGGCGGTCGAGACGGACCGGTGGCTCGGGGTCGCCGGGGCGTCGCTGGCGCTCGTCGGACTCGGCGTGCTCGTCCGACAGTCGTCGCTGGTGCTCGCGGGCGCGGTCGGCGTCGGGTACGCCGTGTACGCCCGGGCCGGCGACGCGCCGACGCCGGCGCTGGCGGTGACGCGGTCGGTGAGCGACGAGAGCCCCGCTCCCGGCGACGAGGTCCGCGTGACCGTTCGCGCCGAGAACGTCGGGGACGCGGCGCTGACGGACCTCCGGCTCGTCGACGGCGTCCCGCCGGGGCTGGCGGTCGTCGACGGGCCGGCGCGGGTCGCGACCGCGCTGCGGCCGGGGACGGCGGTCGCGTTCGAGTACACCGTGCGGGCGGCGCGCGGCGACCACGAGTGGGAGCCGCTGACCGCGATCACGCGCGACGCGGCGGGCGCTCGGGAACGCACGACGGCGCTCGACGCCCCGACGACAGTCGCCTGTACGCCGGGGCTGTCCGCCGGGGGCGACCTCCCCTTACGGGGGCTGACGACCGTCCACCACGGCCGGGTGCCGACCGACGTCGGCGGTTCCGGCGTCGAGTTCCACGCGACCCGGGAGTACCGCCGGGGCGACCCGCTCAAGCGGGTCGACTGGAACCGCCGGGCGCGGACGGGAGAGCTGTCGACCGTCGAACTGCGCGAGGAGCGGTCCGCCACCGTCGTGCTGCTCGTCGACGCCCGCGAGCCGGCGTACGTCGCGCCCGACCCCGACGCCGAGACGGCGGTGGAGGCGAGCGTCGCGGCCGCCGGGCAGGCGTTCTCCGCGCTCCTCGACGGCGGCGACCGCGTGGGGATCGCGGCGCTGTCGCCGCTGGACTGCTGGCTCCCGCCGGGCAGCGGGACCGTCCACGCGGCCCGGGGCCGCGAGACGCTCGCCACCGATCCGGCGCTGGCACCGACCCCGAGCGGCGAGCGGTTCTACCGGTCGCTGTGGCTCCGGCGGTTCCGGCGGCGGCTCCCGGCCGACGCACAGGTGCTGTTCTTCACGCCGCTCGCGGACGACACCGCGGCGTCGCTCGCGCGACGGATCGACGCGCACGGCCACCTCGTGACGGTGCTCTCGCCGGACCCCACGGCGACCGGGACGGCCGGCGAGCGGCTGACCGCCTTCGAGCGCCGCCAGCGGCTGCGGACGCTCCGGTCGGCCGGGATTCGGGTGCTGGAGTGGCGAGACGACGCCTTCCCGGTGGCGGTCGCGGCCGCGACGAGGCGGTGGTCGCGATGA
- a CDS encoding DUF7519 family protein, with product MARRRLPGGGRGRDEAVVAMSGAVREEGNEGGGADGDRADTDFHETDARPPTAAVVASLAAAGVAATAGAVASPIGGALLGVAALAFLGGGLRGSTRVLTWGATVGVVGLGVAGYRGAPPESLLVAAVGLAVAWDVADHGVGLGEQVGRGARARRNVAVHAGTSLLVGSVAAGLVYGVSLAVGGGQPVAALALLLAGGIALISALR from the coding sequence GTGGCGAGACGACGCCTTCCCGGTGGCGGTCGCGGCCGCGACGAGGCGGTGGTCGCGATGAGCGGCGCGGTCCGCGAGGAGGGGAACGAGGGAGGCGGGGCGGACGGCGACCGTGCGGACACCGACTTCCACGAGACGGACGCGCGGCCCCCGACGGCCGCGGTCGTGGCGAGCCTCGCGGCCGCCGGCGTCGCGGCGACCGCGGGCGCGGTCGCGAGTCCGATCGGCGGGGCGCTGCTCGGCGTCGCCGCGCTCGCGTTTCTCGGCGGCGGGCTCCGGGGGTCGACGCGGGTCCTGACGTGGGGCGCGACGGTCGGCGTGGTCGGCCTCGGGGTCGCCGGGTACCGCGGCGCGCCCCCCGAGTCGCTGCTCGTCGCCGCGGTCGGGCTGGCGGTCGCGTGGGACGTCGCCGACCACGGCGTCGGCCTCGGCGAGCAGGTCGGACGGGGCGCGCGGGCCCGGCGGAACGTCGCGGTCCACGCGGGGACGAGCCTACTCGTCGGCTCGGTCGCGGCCGGGCTCGTCTACGGGGTCTCGCTCGCGGTCGGCGGTGGGCAGCCGGTGGCCGCGCTCGCGCTGCTGCTCGCGGGCGGCATCGCGCTGATCTCGGCGCTTCGGTGA
- a CDS encoding phosphoribosyltransferase has translation MSDLPDDFDCTLTNWEYIYGLCRNVSDAVKRADFEPDVVVALARGGWFAGRCVCDFLGLNDLTSLKMEHYVGTAEKSGEPQIRYPMPEGSVEGKNVLIIDDIADTGGSIRRAEEYVEERDAGEVRTATLQLLGTSEFHPDFVGERLEQWTWVVYPWNFLEDMIDLTEGAMERADESAFSREDLRHYLEEFHGIGRIEMEVAQPGRLDEVVEEMVRRDVAEPVGDETWALAE, from the coding sequence ATGAGCGACCTCCCGGACGACTTCGACTGCACGCTCACCAACTGGGAGTACATCTACGGGCTCTGCCGCAACGTCTCCGACGCGGTGAAGCGGGCCGACTTCGAGCCGGACGTGGTCGTCGCCTTGGCCCGCGGCGGCTGGTTCGCGGGGCGCTGCGTCTGCGACTTCCTCGGGCTCAACGACCTCACCAGCCTCAAGATGGAACACTACGTGGGGACCGCCGAGAAGAGCGGCGAACCCCAGATCCGCTACCCGATGCCCGAGGGGAGCGTGGAGGGGAAGAACGTCCTGATCATCGACGACATCGCCGACACCGGCGGCTCGATCCGCCGCGCCGAGGAGTACGTCGAGGAGCGCGACGCGGGCGAGGTCCGCACCGCGACGCTCCAGCTGCTCGGCACCTCCGAGTTCCATCCGGACTTCGTCGGCGAGCGACTCGAACAGTGGACGTGGGTCGTCTACCCGTGGAACTTCCTCGAAGACATGATCGACCTCACCGAGGGCGCGATGGAGCGCGCCGACGAGTCGGCGTTCTCACGCGAGGACCTGCGGCACTACTTAGAGGAGTTCCACGGCATCGGTCGGATCGAGATGGAGGTCGCCCAGCCCGGCCGCCTCGACGAGGTCGTCGAGGAGATGGTGCGGCGGGACGTGGCCGAGCCCGTCGGCGACGAGACCTGGGCGCTCGCCGAGTAG
- a CDS encoding HD domain-containing protein — protein sequence MAGDRGGDDGRGAALDAVLAAYELKEERRTGWQLRGVDDPESVAAHSWGVAYLLVTLGDRFREELPEVDLDRALRLAVVHDVAEAETGDVATRADSTADAVDREAKAAAEREAMADLAGPLPERVRDAWEAYEARESPEAVLVKECDLLDTCLQAVRYERGDRYDPDRGDPDAFREYDDLDEFFATTEPRLRTDAGRELFGAVRERYRTARDE from the coding sequence ATGGCCGGGGACCGAGGCGGTGACGACGGCCGAGGCGCGGCGCTCGACGCGGTGCTCGCGGCCTACGAACTGAAAGAGGAGCGGCGCACCGGCTGGCAGCTCCGCGGCGTCGACGACCCCGAGTCCGTCGCGGCCCACTCGTGGGGGGTCGCGTATCTCCTCGTAACGCTCGGCGATCGGTTCCGCGAGGAACTGCCCGAGGTCGACCTCGACCGCGCGCTCCGGCTCGCGGTCGTCCACGACGTCGCCGAGGCCGAGACGGGCGACGTGGCGACTCGGGCCGACTCGACCGCCGACGCGGTCGATCGCGAGGCGAAGGCCGCCGCCGAGCGCGAGGCGATGGCGGACCTCGCCGGACCCCTCCCGGAGCGCGTCCGGGACGCGTGGGAGGCGTACGAGGCGCGCGAGTCGCCGGAGGCGGTCCTCGTCAAGGAGTGCGACCTCCTCGACACCTGCCTTCAGGCCGTCCGCTACGAGCGCGGCGACCGGTACGACCCGGACCGCGGCGACCCCGACGCCTTCCGCGAGTACGACGACCTCGACGAGTTCTTCGCGACGACCGAGCCGCGGCTCCGCACGGACGCCGGCCGAGAGCTGTTCGGGGCGGTCCGCGAGCGGTACCGGACCGCGCGAGACGAGTGA
- a CDS encoding FAD-dependent oxidoreductase: MSDTDLVIVGGGISGASLLYTVAKFTDVEDVTLIEKEREVAAINSHRTNNSQTLHFGDIETNYTLEKAEEVKEGAELLAGYLEGEDPDREMHSKRSKMVLGVGDEEVAKLEERYHENGFGDLFPKLREIGREEIAELEPKVVEGRDPGTELKALQTPDGYVVDYGAVAESFVDAAREEEGVSVHLGTTVTNVDERGDGFRVETDDGDFEAEAVVVAAGSHSLQFAKEMGYGEGMSLLPVAGSFFLADDLLNGKVYTLQMKKLPFAAVHGDADVHDDGITRFGPTAKLVPALERGHLSTVSDFVDVFGFNPDSVLSYVNILSDKILFPYVVRNLVYDLPVVGKRAFLPDVQKVVPSVDVDDIDRAKGYGGVRPQIVDTENKELDMGEAKIVEDGVLFNITPSPGASTALKNAMTDVETVLGFFEDDYEFDEAAFRDATIENFPRLDDEAAGDDAAAADAEADDETAADGDADAEADDEVAAEADD, encoded by the coding sequence ATGTCTGACACCGATCTCGTAATCGTCGGCGGTGGAATCAGCGGGGCGTCGCTGTTGTACACGGTCGCGAAGTTCACCGACGTCGAGGACGTCACGCTGATCGAGAAGGAGCGGGAGGTCGCGGCGATCAACTCCCACCGGACGAACAACTCCCAGACCCTCCACTTCGGGGACATCGAGACGAACTACACCTTGGAGAAGGCCGAGGAGGTAAAGGAGGGCGCGGAGCTGCTGGCGGGCTACCTCGAAGGGGAAGACCCCGACCGCGAGATGCACAGCAAGCGGAGCAAGATGGTCCTCGGCGTGGGCGACGAGGAGGTCGCCAAGTTAGAGGAGCGCTACCACGAGAACGGGTTCGGCGACCTGTTCCCGAAGCTCCGGGAGATAGGGCGCGAGGAGATCGCGGAGCTGGAGCCGAAGGTCGTCGAGGGGCGCGACCCCGGCACGGAGCTGAAGGCGCTCCAGACGCCCGACGGCTACGTCGTCGACTACGGCGCGGTCGCGGAGTCGTTCGTCGACGCCGCCCGCGAAGAGGAGGGCGTCTCCGTCCACCTCGGGACGACCGTGACGAACGTCGACGAGCGCGGCGACGGCTTCCGGGTCGAGACCGACGACGGCGACTTCGAGGCCGAGGCGGTCGTCGTCGCGGCCGGGTCGCACAGCCTCCAGTTCGCCAAGGAGATGGGGTACGGCGAGGGGATGTCGCTGCTCCCGGTCGCGGGCAGCTTCTTCCTCGCGGACGACCTGCTGAACGGGAAGGTGTACACGCTCCAGATGAAGAAGCTCCCGTTCGCGGCGGTCCACGGCGACGCCGACGTCCACGACGACGGGATCACGCGGTTCGGGCCGACGGCGAAGCTCGTGCCCGCGCTCGAACGCGGCCACCTCTCGACGGTGAGCGACTTCGTCGACGTGTTCGGCTTCAACCCCGACTCCGTGCTGAGCTACGTCAACATCCTCTCGGACAAGATCCTCTTCCCGTACGTCGTGCGCAACCTCGTGTACGACCTCCCGGTGGTCGGCAAGCGCGCCTTCCTGCCGGACGTCCAGAAGGTCGTGCCGAGCGTCGACGTCGACGACATCGACCGCGCGAAGGGGTACGGCGGGGTGCGCCCGCAGATCGTCGACACCGAGAACAAAGAGCTCGACATGGGCGAAGCGAAGATCGTCGAGGACGGCGTCCTGTTCAACATCACGCCCTCGCCGGGCGCGTCGACCGCGCTGAAGAACGCGATGACCGACGTGGAGACCGTCCTCGGCTTCTTCGAGGACGACTACGAGTTCGACGAGGCGGCCTTCCGCGACGCGACCATCGAGAACTTCCCGCGGCTCGACGACGAGGCGGCGGGCGACGACGCGGCTGCCGCGGACGCAGAGGCGGACGACGAGACCGCCGCCGACGGCGACGCGGACGCGGAGGCCGACGACGAGGTCGCGGCCGAGGCCGACGACTGA
- a CDS encoding YeiH family protein: MTGVAEAVRAYLPGLALLAGGALVATLVAEAVPGLQPLVVAVALGVGVGNTVGTPDIAEPGVGVDKLFLETGIVLLGAAVAVEEFLAAGPTVLGLVVAFVAGGLLFGEVVARAFFRIGSPTSSLLAAGASICGVSAVVAIGRVLDARGAAITFAAATVLLFDAATLVAFPLAGEWLGLTGRQFGVWAGVSMFSTGPVAAAGFAHSPEAGQWATVTKLARNSLLGGVAVAYSVAYTARSAAEPGVRRLWAEFPKFLLGFLAVAALANSGLLSPAALASIGRVSDALFALAFVGLGLSIRIDDMRAVGAAPVAAVLVHLLAVSTLALAAVRWLL, translated from the coding sequence GTGACGGGGGTCGCCGAGGCGGTCCGCGCGTACCTGCCCGGGCTCGCGCTGCTCGCGGGCGGCGCGCTCGTCGCGACGCTCGTCGCGGAGGCGGTCCCCGGCCTCCAGCCGCTCGTCGTCGCCGTCGCGCTCGGCGTCGGCGTCGGGAACACGGTCGGGACGCCCGACATCGCGGAGCCGGGCGTCGGCGTCGACAAGCTGTTTCTGGAGACCGGGATCGTGCTGCTCGGCGCGGCGGTCGCCGTCGAGGAGTTCCTCGCCGCCGGCCCCACGGTCCTCGGGCTGGTGGTCGCGTTCGTCGCCGGCGGCCTCCTGTTCGGCGAGGTCGTCGCGCGCGCGTTCTTCCGGATCGGATCCCCGACCTCGTCGCTGCTGGCGGCCGGCGCGAGCATTTGCGGCGTCTCCGCGGTCGTCGCGATCGGCCGGGTGTTGGACGCGCGCGGGGCCGCGATCACCTTCGCGGCCGCGACGGTCCTCCTCTTCGACGCGGCGACGCTCGTCGCGTTCCCGCTGGCGGGCGAGTGGCTCGGCCTCACCGGTCGGCAGTTCGGGGTCTGGGCGGGCGTGAGCATGTTCTCGACCGGCCCCGTCGCGGCCGCGGGGTTCGCGCACTCGCCCGAGGCGGGCCAGTGGGCGACCGTGACGAAGCTGGCGCGCAACTCGCTTCTGGGCGGGGTCGCGGTCGCGTACTCGGTGGCGTACACGGCGCGCTCGGCGGCGGAGCCGGGCGTCCGGCGGCTGTGGGCGGAGTTCCCGAAGTTCCTGCTCGGCTTCCTCGCCGTGGCGGCGCTGGCCAACAGCGGGCTGCTCTCGCCGGCCGCGCTGGCGTCGATCGGTCGCGTGTCGGACGCGCTGTTCGCGCTGGCGTTCGTCGGCCTCGGCCTCTCGATCCGAATCGACGACATGCGCGCGGTCGGCGCTGCGCCCGTCGCCGCGGTGCTGGTCCACCTGCTCGCCGTGAGCACGCTCGCGCTGGCTGCGGTGCGCTGGCTGCTGTGA
- the mtnP gene encoding S-methyl-5'-thioadenosine phosphorylase, which translates to MGTIGFIGGSGIYEALPLNDVREVEFDTPYGEPSDAVTIGEFGDTGREVAFLPRHGSNHGVSPTDLPYRANMYALKKAGVTHVFASNAVGSLKEELEPGTLVVPDQIYDRTKHRDLSFYGDGVVVHQPFADPYSPELVDHLTEAAESAAPEDTGVVKGGTYVCIEGPQYSTRAESEFYKRQGWDLVGMTAIPEAKLAREAEIAYATIAGVTDYDVWKEDSEVTLEEVLENAEQNQKAIKAAVEEAVRTLPADLDCDAHSSLEGTVNTPTEAIPEETKERVEPLLGDYL; encoded by the coding sequence ATGGGCACCATCGGCTTCATCGGCGGCAGCGGCATCTACGAGGCGCTCCCCCTGAACGACGTGCGCGAGGTCGAGTTCGACACGCCGTACGGGGAGCCGAGCGACGCGGTGACGATCGGCGAGTTCGGCGACACCGGCCGCGAGGTCGCGTTCCTCCCGCGGCACGGCTCGAACCACGGCGTCTCGCCGACCGACCTCCCGTACCGCGCCAACATGTACGCGCTGAAGAAAGCCGGCGTCACCCACGTGTTCGCGTCGAACGCGGTCGGCAGCCTGAAAGAGGAGCTGGAACCCGGCACGCTCGTCGTCCCGGACCAGATCTACGACCGGACGAAGCATCGCGACCTCTCCTTTTACGGCGACGGCGTCGTGGTCCACCAACCGTTCGCGGACCCGTACAGCCCGGAGCTCGTCGATCACCTCACCGAGGCGGCCGAGTCCGCCGCCCCCGAGGACACCGGCGTCGTGAAGGGCGGCACCTACGTCTGTATCGAGGGGCCGCAGTACTCGACGCGCGCGGAGTCGGAGTTCTACAAGCGTCAGGGGTGGGACCTGGTCGGCATGACCGCGATCCCCGAGGCGAAACTGGCCCGGGAGGCCGAGATCGCGTACGCGACGATCGCCGGCGTCACGGACTACGACGTGTGGAAGGAGGACAGCGAGGTGACCCTCGAAGAGGTCCTCGAAAACGCCGAGCAGAACCAGAAAGCGATCAAGGCCGCCGTCGAAGAGGCCGTGCGCACGCTGCCGGCAGACTTAGACTGCGACGCCCACAGTTCGCTCGAAGGCACCGTCAACACGCCGACGGAGGCGATTCCGGAAGAGACCAAAGAGCGCGTCGAGCCGCTGCTGGGCGACTACTTGTAA
- a CDS encoding glycosyltransferase, protein MLSEDPVLGAVVVGLWVALALYGASTLWWLFEAVVLARGGRVDPDDVEWGYDDVQVRILTIDAEAVVQATVNAVPAGLDDVRVIAEKPIDVEGADVHVVSEEFECDATNKGRAVEWARREVPCDREYVLYLDEDTIMAGFEGLPDADVVQFTEKPLYTGSRVAYLSEIFRVGYQYEQFAFHRLRYPLYAWGGGVAIRRSLEEQITWDVATITEDTNFIWRAADRTGVSFAVLDVRFRNQAPPSLRAMAKQRRRWISGTRADGGLLPLAYRPVYYTRIVAWAFSPLVPILAVASVLLPGTAPAIEWYRAASLTLFGVLFVYTVVGAASYDKHPLTWPLYLLFTPVAFLAHSAGALWGLVSPVTTFEVTEKVTPDAVERVHDSMEAGALSDHDGSERLTRESDAELTFDVFDD, encoded by the coding sequence GTGCTCTCCGAGGACCCCGTCCTCGGCGCGGTCGTCGTCGGGCTCTGGGTCGCGCTGGCGCTGTACGGGGCCTCCACGCTGTGGTGGCTCTTCGAGGCGGTCGTCCTCGCGCGCGGCGGTCGCGTCGACCCCGACGACGTCGAGTGGGGCTACGACGACGTTCAGGTCCGCATCCTCACCATCGACGCCGAGGCGGTGGTTCAGGCGACCGTCAACGCGGTGCCCGCTGGGCTCGACGACGTGCGCGTGATCGCCGAGAAACCGATCGACGTCGAGGGGGCCGACGTCCACGTCGTCTCGGAGGAGTTCGAGTGCGACGCGACGAACAAGGGCCGGGCGGTCGAGTGGGCGCGCCGCGAGGTCCCCTGCGACCGCGAGTACGTGTTGTACCTCGACGAGGACACGATCATGGCCGGCTTCGAGGGGCTCCCCGACGCGGACGTGGTCCAGTTCACCGAGAAGCCGCTGTACACCGGCTCGCGGGTCGCGTACCTCAGCGAGATATTCCGCGTCGGCTACCAGTACGAGCAGTTCGCGTTCCACCGCCTGCGGTACCCGCTGTACGCGTGGGGCGGCGGCGTGGCGATACGGCGCTCGCTGGAGGAACAGATTACGTGGGACGTGGCGACGATCACCGAGGACACGAACTTCATCTGGCGGGCGGCCGACCGTACCGGCGTCTCCTTCGCCGTCCTCGACGTCCGGTTCCGCAATCAGGCACCCCCGTCGCTGCGCGCGATGGCCAAGCAGCGGCGGCGGTGGATCTCGGGGACCCGCGCCGACGGGGGGCTGCTCCCGCTCGCGTACAGGCCGGTGTATTACACGCGGATCGTCGCGTGGGCGTTCTCGCCGCTCGTCCCGATACTCGCGGTCGCCTCCGTCCTCCTCCCCGGCACCGCGCCGGCGATAGAGTGGTATCGGGCCGCCTCGCTGACGCTGTTCGGCGTGCTGTTCGTGTACACGGTCGTCGGCGCGGCGTCGTACGACAAACACCCGCTCACGTGGCCGCTGTATCTCCTCTTCACGCCGGTCGCCTTCCTCGCCCACTCCGCCGGCGCGCTCTGGGGGCTGGTCAGCCCCGTGACGACCTTCGAGGTGACCGAGAAAGTGACGCCGGACGCGGTCGAGCGCGTCCACGACTCGATGGAGGCCGGAGCACTGAGCGACCACGACGGCTCCGAGCGCCTGACCCGCGAGTCCGACGCGGAGCTCACGTTCGACGTGTTCGACGACTAG
- a CDS encoding segregation and condensation protein A — protein MTDDGVPDLDLTSERDGADPFGDDSSDDDPSGDEGSDPTDDAVSGATDDAVSGSPVAGVSPPDATGDDEVEPVELLVQLAEEGEIEPWDIDIVHVTDAFLEKLDETDLRTTGRALFYASVLLRMKSDGMLADDDEDEEPEPEPWEVAMEGGAPDPADGDFDPVDELEAEMDRRLERKNTRGSPETLDELVRELREAERGSWWKDSREYDTSESPSGHARGTQTLDYHAGDEFREDGEPTAGEATDRTHDEDIEEVIAEIEGVLATQFDRGRTEVLFAEIEGAGGRPFMTYLALLFMAHRGAVRLQQDELFGDLWVKDPSAVAADTEAVAD, from the coding sequence ATGACTGACGATGGCGTCCCCGACCTCGACCTGACGAGCGAGCGCGACGGGGCCGACCCGTTCGGCGACGACTCGTCTGACGACGACCCGTCCGGTGACGAGGGGTCCGATCCGACCGACGACGCCGTTTCCGGTGCGACCGACGACGCCGTTTCGGGCTCGCCCGTGGCCGGCGTGTCGCCGCCGGACGCGACGGGCGACGACGAGGTCGAGCCCGTCGAACTCCTCGTTCAGCTCGCCGAGGAGGGCGAGATCGAGCCGTGGGACATCGACATCGTCCACGTGACCGACGCCTTCCTGGAGAAGCTCGACGAGACGGACCTCCGGACGACCGGGCGGGCGCTGTTTTACGCCAGCGTCTTACTCCGGATGAAAAGCGACGGCATGCTGGCTGACGACGACGAGGACGAGGAACCCGAGCCGGAGCCGTGGGAGGTCGCGATGGAGGGCGGCGCGCCCGACCCCGCGGACGGCGACTTCGACCCCGTCGACGAGCTGGAGGCCGAGATGGACCGCCGGCTCGAACGGAAGAACACCCGCGGCTCGCCGGAGACGCTCGACGAGCTGGTCCGCGAGCTGCGCGAGGCCGAGCGCGGCTCGTGGTGGAAGGACTCACGCGAGTACGACACCTCGGAGTCGCCGAGCGGCCACGCCCGCGGGACGCAGACGCTCGATTACCACGCGGGCGACGAGTTCCGAGAGGACGGCGAGCCGACCGCGGGCGAGGCGACCGACCGCACCCACGACGAGGACATCGAGGAGGTGATCGCGGAGATCGAGGGGGTCCTCGCGACGCAGTTCGACCGCGGCCGCACCGAGGTGCTGTTCGCGGAGATCGAGGGCGCGGGCGGTCGCCCGTTCATGACGTACCTCGCGCTCCTCTTTATGGCCCACCGCGGCGCGGTGCGGCTCCAGCAGGACGAGCTGTTCGGCGACCTCTGGGTGAAGGACCCGTCGGCGGTCGCGGCCGACACCGAGGCCGTCGCGGACTGA